One Hemibagrus wyckioides isolate EC202008001 linkage group LG07, SWU_Hwy_1.0, whole genome shotgun sequence DNA segment encodes these proteins:
- the gpr160 gene encoding probable G-protein coupled receptor 160, with product MEVSMVTLLASLWMKTLLNWVVLLVQKGHVGRSFWGVFCVSLALGDALLHLSVTCMFLLEDVQVITLHLTKYHVCVLVQVACSVQGLLHWPVFILSALDVLWRSRHSCPSPMETLIHASATFLLWTLAAWYVLTMPDPHPLTRDQDDHITLQLCDVVGGAQSRQVAWASLLMLAGVACYISLARRLNTEQLRECACHFLSTWSSFLLLLLFILASGIEVPPYLEMNGVWLCFIHGLHAAVAPRSCACIFCMHTQDDPRKSHTRLPHVCVLTDRSALSAETLPAQSLHTRRLA from the coding sequence atggagGTTTCCATGGTGACCCTGTTGGCGTCTCTGTGGATGAAGACATTGTTGAACTGGGTGGTATTGTTGGTGCAGAAGGGTCATGTTGGGCGGAGCTTCTGGGGCGTGTTCTGCGTGTCACTGGCATTGGGAGACGCCCTTCTGCACCTGAGCGTGACCTGTATGTTCCTGCTGGAGGACGTTCAGGTGATCACGCTGCACCTCACCAAGTACCACGTGTGTGTTCTGGTTCAGGTGGCGTGTTCCGTCCAGGGGCTTCTGCACTGGCCAGTCTTCATCCTCTCCGCACTGGACGTCCTGTGGCGCTCACGCCACTCCTGTCCTAGCCCCATGGAAACACTCATCCACGCCTCCGCCACGTTCCTGCTGTGGACTCTGGCCGCGTGGTACGTCTTGACCATGCCTGATCCCCACCCACTCACCAGAGACCAGGACGATCACATCACCCTGCAGCTGTGCGACGTGGTGGGCGGGGCTCAGAGCCGGCAGGTGGCTTGGGCATCGTTGCTGATGCTGGCGGGCGTGGCCTGCTACATAAGCCTTGCGAGGAGACTGAACACCGAACAGCTGAGGGAGTGCGcatgtcacttcctgtccaCCTGGAGCTccttcctgctgctgctgctcttcATCTTGGCGTCCGGGATCGAGGTTCCTCCGTACCTGGAGATGAATGGTGTCTGGCTGTGTTTCATTCACGGTCTGCACGCTGCAGTGGCCCCGAGGAGCTGCGCCTGCATCTTCTGCATGCACACGCAGGACGACCCGCGGAAGAGTCACACACGTCTCCCACACGTCTGCGTCCTGACCGACAGATCCGCTTTATCTGCAGAAACACTTCCGGCGCAGTCGCTTCACACCCGGAGACTCGCCTGA